One Vitis riparia cultivar Riparia Gloire de Montpellier isolate 1030 chromosome 4, EGFV_Vit.rip_1.0, whole genome shotgun sequence genomic window carries:
- the LOC117912467 gene encoding glutamate receptor 2.7-like, with product MRKNLTQLVLYLFCCLSLWIFFTETAMSQNTTIPVKVGVVLDMDTWLGKMGLSCISMALSDFYASHGHYKTRLVPEIRDSKRDVVDAAAAALDLLQNEEVQAIIGPASSMQANFVIGLGDKAHVPIISFSATSPSLSSLQSQYFIRATLNDSAQVPAIRAIVQAFGWREVVLIYVDNEYGNGVIPYLTDALQEIDTRITYRCVIPPLATDDQIVKELYKLMTMSTRVFIVHMFTPLGPLLFTKANEVGMMDEGYVWILTDGMTDILSTLDESVIDSMQGVLGVKPHVPRSKELESFKIRWKRTIQNQYPTNESFELNIFGLWAYDAASGLAMAVEQLGATNFSFQNSNISRNSTDLGTIQVSQTGPYLLQSLVSTRFRGLSGDFQIVDGQLHSSAFQIVNVIGKGERGVALWTPENGIVRNSNSTNKADLRTIIWPGESPSVPKGWVLPTNGKKSLRIGVPVKEGFSEFVKVTRDPITNATKVTGYCIAIFDAVMAALPYAVPYEYIPFETPDGKPAGNYDDLIYQVYLQKYDAVVGDTTIVANRSLYVDFTLPYTESGVSMIVPIIDKRSKNAWVFLKPLTWDLWVTSACFFVFIGFVIWVLEHRINEDFRGPRSNQVGTILWFSFSTMVFAQKERIVSNLARFVVIIWFFVVLILTQSYTASLTSMLTVQQLKPTITDINELIKNGERVGYQKGSFVYEFLKWMKFDETKLVIYESPEELDELFSNRSSDGGIAAAFEEIPYMKLFLAKYCSKYTAVQPTYKFDGFGFVFPKRSPLVPDVSKQVLNVTEGAKMVQFERAWFGQTPSCPDLTSSVSSNSIGLNSFWGLFLIAGVASFVAFILCIATFLYENRDALMNLDTPASAWRKIKAMATRFDQKDPSSHTFRKSEMVDRSGINGMDADTASPATNCPPSPSSLSIQTESNFAFFRGQETPSSEYGDPFSPNRQTSPQ from the exons ATGAGAAAGAACCTTACCCAACTTGTTTTATATCTCTTCTGCTGTCTCTCTCTCTGGATTTTCTTCACAGAGACGGCCATGTCACAGAACACAACCATTCCAGTTAAAGTGGGAGTGGTTCTCGATATGGATACATGGTTAGGGAAGATGGGATTGAGCTGCATCTCCATGGCACTGTCAGACTTCTATGCCTCTCATGGGCACTACAAGACTAGGCTGGTTCCGGAAATTAGAGACTCCAAAAGAGATGTCGTTGATGCAGCTGCGGCcg CTCTAGACTTGTTGCAAAATGAGGAAGTTCAAGCCATCATAGGACCGGCATCTTCCATGCAGGCCAACTTCGTGATTGGTCTCGGAGACAAAGCTCATGTGCCCATCATTTCATTTTCTGCAACAAGCCCTTCTCTTTCTTCACTTCagagtcaatattttatccGAGCCACCCTAAATGACTCAGCTCAAGTACCAGCAATAAGGGCAATTGTCCAAGCCTTTGGATGGAGAGAAGTTGTGCTTATTTACGTGGACAACGAGTATGGTAATGGCGTTATACCATATCTTACCGATGCCTTGCAAGAGATTGACACCCGTATCACCTACAGGTGCGTCATTCCTCCATTAGCCACTGATGATCAAATAGTCAAAGAACTTTACAAGCTGATGACAATGTCAACCAGAGTTTTCATTGTACACATGTTCACACCTCTTGGTCCTCTGCTTTTCACCAAAGCAAATGAGGTCGGAATGATGGATGAAGGCTATGTTTGGATACTGACTGATGGGATGACTGATATCTTGAGTACTTTGGATGAGTCAGTCATTGACTCGATGCAAGGGGTGTTGGGTGTAAAGCCTCATGTTCCCAGATCTAAAGAGcttgaaagttttaaaatcagATGGAAAAGGACAATCCAAAATCAATATCCAACCAATGAAAGCTTTGAGCTGAACATATTTGGCCTCTGGGCTTATGATGCAGCTTCTGGGCTAGCCATGGCAGTTGAACAACTTGGGGCAACAAACTTCAGCttccaaaattctaatatttcCAGGAATTCAACCGATCTTGGGACTATACAAGTCTCCCAAACGGGTCCATATCTTCTCCAATCGCTTGTAAGTACTAGATTCAGAGGCCTCAGTGGAGATTTTCAAATTGTTGATGGGCAACTACATTCATCAGCCTTTCAGATAGTCAATGTGATTGGTAAGGGGGAAAGAGGGGTAGCACTTTGGACACCGGAGAATGGAATTGtaagaaattcaaattctacTAATAAGGCTGATCTAAGAACCATCATATGGCCAGGAGAATCTCCTTCAGTTCCTAAAGGTTGGGTGCTTCCCACAAACGGCAAGAAGTCCTTGAGAATAGGAGTACCAGTGAAGGAGGGTTTTAGTGAATTTGTAAAGGTGACAAGAGATCCTATCACTAACGCTACGAAGGTCACTGGATACTGCATAGCTATCTTCGATGCTGTGATGGCGGCATTGCCATATGCTGTTCCTTACGAGTACATTCCCTTCGAGACCCCTGATGGGAAGCCCGCTGGCAATTACGATGATTTGATATATCAAGTATATCTTCAG AAGTATGATGCTGTTGTGGGAGATACTACTATCGTAGCGAACAGGTCCTTATATGTAGACTTTACGCTGCCTTATACAGAATCTGGGGTGTCAATGATTGTGCCCATTATAgataaaagaagtaaaaatgCATGGGTTTTCTTGAAGCCTCTGACTTGGGACCTTTGGGTGACAAGCGCTTGTTTCTTTGTCTTCATTGGTTTTGTGATTTGGGTTCTGGAACATCGTATAAATGAAGATTTCAGAGGGCCTCGTTCAAATCAAGTTGGCACGATCCTCTGGTTTTCATTCTCGACAATGGTGTTTGCCCAGA AGGAGAGAATTGTGAGTAACTTGGCTCGGTTCGTGGTGATCATATGGTTTTTTGTGGTGCTGATTCTCACTCAAAGTTACACAGCCAGCTTGACTTCAATGTTAACAGTTCAACAGCTCAAGCCAACTATCACAGACATAAATGAGCTCATAAAGAATGGGGAGCGTGTGGGTTACCAAAAGGGCTCTTTTGTTTATGAATTCTTGAAGTGGATGAAATTTGACGAAACCAAGCTTGTAATCTATGAGTCTCCAGAAGAACTggatgaattattttcaaacaggAGTTCAGATGGTGGAATTGCCGCTGCTTTTGAGGAAATCCCTTACATGAAGCTTTTCCTTGCAAAATATTGCTCCAAATACACTGCAGTTCAACCAACTTACAAGTTCGATGGGTTTGGATTT GTCTTCCCAAAGCGATCACCTCTTGTACCTGATGTTTCAAAGCAAGTCTTAAACGTGACTGAGGGAGCTAAAATGGTTCAATTTGAAAGAGCATGGTTTGGGCAAACACCCAGTTGTCCAGACCTCACCAGCTCAGTTTCTTCAAACAGCATTGGTCTTAATAGCTTTTGGGGCCTATTCCTCATTGCTGGAGTCGCTTCATTTGTAGCTTTCATCCTCTGCATCGCCACCTTCCTTTACGAAAATAGAGATGCCCTGATGAATCTGGATACCCCAGCTTCAGCATGGAGAAAAATTAAAGCCATGGCAACACGCTTTGACCAGAAAGATCCCAGCTCGCATACTTTCAGAAAAAGTGAAATGGTAGACAGAAGTGGCATCAATGGTATGGATGCAGATACAGCCTCGCCAGCTACCAACTGCCCCCCAAGTCCATCAAGCCTTTCCATCCAAACAGAGAGTAATTTTGCTTTCTTCAGAGGCCAAGAAACACCTTCTTCTGAATATGGTGATCCATTCAGTCCAAATAGGCAGACATCTCCACAGTag